One window of the Triticum dicoccoides isolate Atlit2015 ecotype Zavitan chromosome 3B, WEW_v2.0, whole genome shotgun sequence genome contains the following:
- the LOC119275929 gene encoding caffeoylshikimate esterase-like isoform X1 → MLRLESLFPALEVFSVFLKQVLRSPVLLHLGLLLLEAVAPIFSLIVPKFQFKGANKRGIPVSRDPAALLAKYSDPLVYTVPIRVRTGHEILRISSYLLHNLKKVTVPFVVLHGTADRVTDPLASQELYTEAASRHKDLRLYEGFLHDLLFEPERDEIAADIIGWMDRTLGLQAV, encoded by the exons ATGCTCCG GTTGGAGAGCTTATTTCCAGCGTTGGAGGTCTTTTCAGTTTTTCTAAAG CAGGTTCTACGATCTCCTGTGTTGCTGCATCTTGGTCTTCTGTTGCTTGAG GCCGTGGCACCGATATTCTCTCTGATAGTACCCAAGTTCCAATTCAAGGGAGCCAACAAGCGCGGCATCCCTGTGTCCCGCGACCCCGCCGCGCTGCTAGCGAAGTACTCTGACCCGCTGGTCTACACGGTGCCGATCAGGGTCCGTACAGGCCATGAGATCCTGCGCATCTCCTCCTACCTGCTGCACAACCTGAAGAAGGTGACGGTCCCGTTCGTGGTCCTGCACGGCACCGCGGACCGTGTGACGGACCCGCTGGCTTCACAGGAGCTCTACACGGAGGCCGCGTCGAGGCACAAGGACCTGCGTCTGTACGAGGGGTTCCTGCACGACCTGCTCTTCGAGCCCGAGCGCGACGAGATCGCGGCCGACATCATCGGGTGGATGGACCGGACGCTCGGCCTGCAAGCCGTATGA
- the LOC119275929 gene encoding caffeoylshikimate esterase-like isoform X2, protein MLRLESLFPALEVFSVFLKVLRSPVLLHLGLLLLEAVAPIFSLIVPKFQFKGANKRGIPVSRDPAALLAKYSDPLVYTVPIRVRTGHEILRISSYLLHNLKKVTVPFVVLHGTADRVTDPLASQELYTEAASRHKDLRLYEGFLHDLLFEPERDEIAADIIGWMDRTLGLQAV, encoded by the exons ATGCTCCG GTTGGAGAGCTTATTTCCAGCGTTGGAGGTCTTTTCAGTTTTTCTAAAG GTTCTACGATCTCCTGTGTTGCTGCATCTTGGTCTTCTGTTGCTTGAG GCCGTGGCACCGATATTCTCTCTGATAGTACCCAAGTTCCAATTCAAGGGAGCCAACAAGCGCGGCATCCCTGTGTCCCGCGACCCCGCCGCGCTGCTAGCGAAGTACTCTGACCCGCTGGTCTACACGGTGCCGATCAGGGTCCGTACAGGCCATGAGATCCTGCGCATCTCCTCCTACCTGCTGCACAACCTGAAGAAGGTGACGGTCCCGTTCGTGGTCCTGCACGGCACCGCGGACCGTGTGACGGACCCGCTGGCTTCACAGGAGCTCTACACGGAGGCCGCGTCGAGGCACAAGGACCTGCGTCTGTACGAGGGGTTCCTGCACGACCTGCTCTTCGAGCCCGAGCGCGACGAGATCGCGGCCGACATCATCGGGTGGATGGACCGGACGCTCGGCCTGCAAGCCGTATGA